Proteins from one Hoplias malabaricus isolate fHopMal1 chromosome 2, fHopMal1.hap1, whole genome shotgun sequence genomic window:
- the LOC136677375 gene encoding uncharacterized protein — MTDQTRSSSVSEGRLRMYSNAEGRFVFLIRDLTPQDSGFYRFTVGKKKSEKDIRLSVITDSEKEQHGRFSIFDDRKSKVFRVELSDVRKQDGVVYSCGAKKTIKFVTYYSYFREFQLQVTETTTESPSTTTHITAATYMITSTPTETTSDEEYGFSSVVVYPSLGASVFLLALAMITAVYCKIKSKAPETMTRSSIDIKEYKTIDLTPTPLQSNTNQSDSVYQSLNSNTNQSDSVYQSLNPKTNQSDSVYQSLNPNTNQSDSVYHSLNSAPITTLSPLCTCTLTQSHFLPLTTPTVL; from the exons ATGACGGATCAGACGAGAAGCAGCAGTGTCAGTGAAGGAAGACTAAGGATGTATTCAAATGCAGAGGGgaggtttgtgtttttaatcagagaTCTGACCCCACAGGACTCTGGGTTTTACAGATTTACAGTTGGAAAGAAAAAGAGTGAAAAAGATATTCGGCTGTCAGTTATAACAG attcagagaaagaACAGCATGGCAGGTTCTCCATCTTTGACGACAGAAAATCTAAAGTTTTCAGAGTGGAGCTCAGTGATGTGAGAAAACAAGACGGAGTGGTTTACAGCTGTGGAGCAAAGAAGACAATCAAGTTTGTTACTTACTATTCCTACTTCAGAGAATTTCAGCTACAGGTCACTG AAACAACAACTGAATCTCCAAGTACAACAACACACATCACAGCAGCAACATACATGATCACTTCAACCCCGACAGAAACAACCTCTGATGAAGAATACG gTTTTTCAAGTGTGGTTGTGTACCCCTCCCTTGGTGCCAGTGTATTCCTGCTTGCTCTTGCCATGATTACAGCAGTCTACTGCAAAATAAAGAGCAAag CTCCAGAGACTATGACAAGATCTTCAATAGAT ATTAAAGAATATAAAACAATTGATTTAACTCCGACCCCTCTTCAATCAAacaccaaccaatcagattcagtctACCAGAGTCTAAACTCCAACACCAATCAATCAGATTCAGTTTACCAGAGTCTAAACCCCAAAACaaaccaatcagattcagtctATCAGAGTCTAAACCCCAacaccaaccaatcagattcagtctACCACAGTCTAAACTCTGCTCCCATTACCACCTTGTCTCCTCTTTGTACATGTACACTTACTCAGTCTCACTTCCTGCCCCTCACTACTCCCACTGTGCTTTAA